A single Haloglycomyces albus DSM 45210 DNA region contains:
- the hemQ gene encoding hydrogen peroxide-dependent heme synthase, which produces MSEASSNNSNAQRINELNNSIRYTLWSVFRFSEPMPSIRNDLIADSREFFEKHCADYGVVVRGTYDLTGMRADADLMVWWHADNSDDLQKAYSELRRTAFGRHLAPVWSNMALHRPAEFNRSHIPAFLADEEPRDYICVYPFVRSYDWYLLPDDERRDMLREHGQMARDYPDVRANTVASFGLGDYEWILAFEASQLHRIVDLMRELRASRARLHVREEIPFFTGRRRDIGDVIADMP; this is translated from the coding sequence ATGTCCGAAGCATCAAGCAACAACTCAAATGCGCAGCGCATTAACGAGCTAAACAACAGTATCCGCTATACGCTGTGGTCGGTATTCCGCTTTTCCGAGCCGATGCCGTCGATCCGTAATGACCTCATAGCCGATTCTCGTGAATTCTTCGAAAAGCATTGTGCGGATTACGGCGTCGTCGTGCGTGGCACCTATGACCTCACCGGAATGCGGGCCGATGCGGACCTCATGGTCTGGTGGCACGCTGATAACAGTGATGACCTGCAGAAAGCCTACAGTGAACTACGGCGAACGGCGTTCGGGCGACACCTGGCGCCCGTCTGGTCCAATATGGCGCTGCACCGGCCCGCCGAATTCAATCGGAGCCACATCCCCGCCTTTCTGGCCGACGAAGAACCTCGCGATTACATTTGCGTCTACCCGTTTGTGCGCTCCTACGACTGGTACCTGCTACCTGACGATGAGCGGCGTGACATGCTACGCGAACACGGTCAAATGGCGCGCGACTACCCTGACGTCCGGGCGAACACGGTGGCGAGTTTCGGGCTGGGAGACTACGAATGGATCCTTGCCTTCGAGGCCAGTCAGCTCCACCGGATCGTCGATCTGATGCGTGAACTGCGAGCATCTCGCGCCCGTCTCCACGTGCGCGAAGAGATCCCCTTCTTCACAGGCCGTCGCCGCGATATCGGCGACGTCATCGCGGACATGCCCTGA
- a CDS encoding S26 family signal peptidase, whose translation MTLFGILVTAGAIGIGYFLVARRLLTVTVNGESMTPTFPPEMDALVRRTTKASNDDVVIVAAPDPLTGWLEADERARLTKNNRTSAHWWIKRVAATTGETIPDSTEVVPEGHYYLLSDNPAGEDSRKHGTVPAHQVLGTVVHAWSNDE comes from the coding sequence ATGACACTCTTCGGCATTCTTGTCACTGCGGGAGCGATCGGAATCGGATACTTTCTCGTCGCTCGTCGACTGCTGACCGTCACGGTCAACGGCGAAAGCATGACTCCGACGTTCCCGCCTGAAATGGATGCCCTCGTACGCCGTACGACGAAGGCGTCGAACGACGACGTGGTCATCGTGGCCGCACCCGATCCACTGACAGGTTGGCTGGAAGCCGACGAGCGCGCTCGGTTGACTAAAAACAACCGCACGTCCGCTCACTGGTGGATCAAACGCGTCGCCGCTACGACAGGGGAGACCATTCCCGATTCCACTGAAGTCGTTCCCGAGGGACATTATTATCTACTCAGCGACAATCCGGCCGGAGAGGACTCTCGCAAGCACGGAACGGTTCCCGCCCACCAGGTTCTAGGGACGGTCGTTCATGCGTGGAGCAACGACGAGTAA
- a CDS encoding VOC family protein, with protein sequence MSVQFNHTIIGSRDNRVSAEYFAELLGLKVGKEWGPFIPIELENGVTLDFANVPEHIEEIQPQHYAFLVSDEVFDRALGKIRQWGQDYWADPRQQVKNDYNTNDGGRGFYFLDPAGHYMELITVPYGGWSGSGSDTHA encoded by the coding sequence TTGTCAGTACAGTTCAATCATACGATCATTGGATCTAGAGATAATCGAGTCTCAGCTGAGTATTTCGCCGAGCTGCTCGGCCTGAAAGTCGGAAAAGAGTGGGGACCGTTCATCCCCATCGAGTTGGAGAACGGCGTCACCCTCGACTTCGCCAACGTTCCCGAACACATCGAAGAAATTCAGCCGCAACACTATGCGTTCCTGGTTTCAGATGAGGTCTTCGACCGAGCTCTCGGTAAAATCCGGCAATGGGGACAGGACTATTGGGCCGATCCTCGGCAGCAGGTGAAGAACGATTACAACACCAATGACGGCGGTCGAGGATTTTATTTCCTTGACCCGGCGGGACACTACATGGAATTGATAACCGTCCCGTACGGCGGCTGGTCGGGCAGCGGTTCAGATACCCACGCATAA
- the ilvD gene encoding dihydroxy-acid dehydratase, with protein MAELRSKTTTHGRNMAGARALWRATGMGDGDFGKPIVAIANSYTQFVPGHVHLKELGGLVAQSVEASGGVAKEFHSIAVDDGIAMGHSGMLYSLPSREIIADSVEYMVNAHCADALVCISNCDKITPGMFMAALRLNIPVVFVSGGPMEAGKTVDDNGVVTRKLDLVDAMVATADDSVSDSELTTMEQSACPTCGSCSGMFTANSMNCLTEAIGLSLPGNGSTLATHAARKDLFFKAGETVMELCRQYYDQDDSSVLPRSIANRHAFENAMALDVAMGGSTNTILHLLAAAREAELDFQVADIDDISRSIPCLSKVAPNSPKFHMEDVHRAGGIPAILGELDRGGLLHRDVRAIHSPSLNDWLSQWDIRSAAPSTEAKELFHAAPGGVRTTEPFSTQNRWDSLDVDDEDGCIRSVANAYSADGGLAVLFGNLAEDGCVVKTAGVPDECLTFEGRAVVFESQDDAVTGILNKKVVAGDVVVIRYEGPKGGPGMQEMLYPTSFLKGRGLGQKCALITDGRFSGGTSGLSIGHISPEAAGEGTIGLVEDGDTIQIDIPKRRIDLMVSANALQERKIAQEKRDAPYTPVDRDRTVSKALKAYASMATPASDGAVREI; from the coding sequence ATGGCAGAGCTACGTTCGAAAACAACCACACACGGTCGAAATATGGCCGGTGCTCGTGCGCTGTGGCGCGCCACCGGCATGGGGGACGGCGATTTCGGCAAGCCGATTGTCGCCATTGCCAATTCGTATACCCAGTTCGTTCCCGGCCACGTACACCTTAAGGAGCTCGGCGGCCTTGTAGCTCAATCAGTGGAGGCCAGCGGTGGAGTCGCCAAGGAATTTCATTCCATCGCCGTTGACGACGGTATCGCAATGGGGCATAGCGGGATGCTCTATTCCCTCCCGAGCAGGGAGATTATTGCCGACAGCGTGGAATACATGGTGAACGCGCACTGTGCGGACGCTTTGGTCTGCATTTCCAACTGCGACAAGATCACCCCGGGCATGTTCATGGCAGCTCTGCGTCTCAACATCCCCGTCGTATTCGTCTCCGGTGGTCCCATGGAGGCCGGTAAAACGGTCGACGATAACGGGGTCGTTACCCGGAAACTTGATCTGGTCGATGCCATGGTCGCGACTGCCGATGACAGTGTCAGCGACTCTGAACTCACTACGATGGAGCAGTCGGCCTGTCCCACCTGTGGTTCCTGTTCCGGCATGTTCACGGCTAATTCCATGAACTGTTTGACTGAAGCGATCGGCCTTTCGCTGCCGGGCAACGGTTCCACCCTTGCCACGCACGCGGCGCGTAAAGATCTCTTCTTCAAGGCGGGCGAGACGGTGATGGAACTGTGCCGCCAGTACTACGATCAAGACGATTCATCTGTCCTTCCTCGTAGCATTGCCAATCGGCACGCCTTTGAAAACGCCATGGCGCTCGATGTAGCGATGGGTGGATCGACCAATACGATTCTGCATCTCCTGGCAGCAGCTCGCGAGGCCGAACTCGATTTTCAAGTGGCTGATATCGACGACATCAGTCGGAGCATCCCATGTCTCTCGAAGGTCGCGCCGAACTCACCGAAATTTCATATGGAGGATGTACACCGTGCGGGTGGTATTCCGGCGATCCTCGGTGAACTCGATCGGGGAGGATTGTTGCACCGGGATGTGCGGGCCATTCATTCTCCCTCTCTGAACGATTGGCTTTCCCAATGGGACATTCGGTCAGCCGCACCTTCGACGGAGGCTAAAGAACTGTTCCACGCCGCACCGGGAGGTGTTCGTACGACTGAACCGTTCTCTACACAGAATCGTTGGGACAGTCTCGACGTCGACGATGAAGACGGCTGTATTCGCTCGGTTGCCAATGCGTATTCGGCCGACGGCGGTCTTGCCGTTCTGTTTGGGAACTTGGCGGAGGACGGGTGCGTGGTGAAGACCGCGGGCGTCCCCGACGAATGTCTGACCTTCGAAGGACGTGCCGTTGTCTTTGAGTCTCAAGACGATGCGGTCACCGGTATTCTCAATAAGAAGGTAGTGGCAGGTGATGTCGTTGTGATCCGTTACGAAGGCCCCAAAGGCGGCCCGGGAATGCAGGAGATGCTGTATCCCACGTCGTTTTTGAAGGGGCGTGGCCTGGGACAAAAGTGCGCGTTGATTACCGATGGTCGTTTCTCGGGAGGAACGTCCGGGCTGTCGATCGGTCACATCAGTCCTGAAGCTGCCGGAGAAGGAACGATCGGCCTGGTGGAAGACGGTGACACGATCCAAATCGATATCCCCAAGCGACGGATTGACCTGATGGTCAGCGCGAACGCGTTGCAGGAGCGGAAGATAGCGCAGGAGAAGCGGGATGCTCCGTACACACCGGTTGATCGCGACCGTACCGTGAGCAAAGCGCTCAAAGCCTATGCGTCTATGGCAACTCCTGCATCGGACGGAGCCGTACGAGAGATCTGA